The DNA segment AGAAATGTATAGAGCGTGCACCAAACAATACTGGCCGAATCTTAAAAGTCTCCCAGAGCACACATCTTCCACCACAGCGACCCTTTGAACATCTACAGATGGATTTAATTGAATGACAcccagtgaagggaaaaaaatactgtCAGGTGAAAATGGATATGTTCTCTATAAGTGGGTGGAAGCTTTAATAAATCCAGTAACCGACAGCTACTACGAGTAACAAGAAGGAGCATCATAATAATACTATCATCTATAGAATTATTGGCATCCTTCTGGGAAATAAGCAATATATTTTGGTATATACCTACATTAAATGAATACCATATGGCCTAATTCTGGTACTGatgtttgcattttatttgattataatTATTGTCCATGCAACGGTTCacctaataaatgtattaaaataaaatgtcattttaaaaacaataggTCCTTAAGATAAGAGGGATTTGCTAAATGTGATAAAACAAAGTCATTTAGGGTCTGTTTAAACTAGCTTTGCTAAACCTGTGCAATTTTGcgtaaaatccctggacctcacacctaccagcacccctacagctccattgttctcctccttttgttgtgcaaacggccccatcacctgCGAGGCCTgactcatttgcatttgttcactcagagtagctcaggtccaaggcaggccaaacctctgtctgtgacggaaaccttcaaggcctatctatacaaaatagtctgtttaatttatataaaaaaattgtgtgctaaggtttgtcattgccatagtacatatcatatttatacaacccttgtgcagacctggggtctatttgactcatctggaaagtttaatgtctcataacttgggtttccttccacatatttgtctgaaatttaccaagattgttccaaattatgaactttgcaagtaaaattaatcttgtcctcccgggtcaatttgacgcggccacatttagtggggcaattggtcacacttttgcccttttcagccctttccctaccatggtttgttgtccattcacacagtatatcgcaaccaagccagacaaatttgggatcaagttctggatggccacggattcggagaccaaatatgtctgcaatgcatctccttacttgggaaagttCCCCAGTCGTccagggtccagcttgcgcagtgaagcacaagcgatttgctactgcactggacattccaatgtcctcctctacccactcagtgccgtcttttgtcgtctggctcagacagggcttcccagtaccacggtgcatcttctgtggaggcatgttgggttcttgttctcaaaattcacttttggtgttataattcattgatggccaatgaaatgaaattacatcattttattctgtatgtgtaagaacatgtcaaaagccatggaccataacttcactcagcttatgacatttgtctacaaacatatgttggagactgaagtgttagcaagttttcattttattcatgtattagcaacttttcattctttcccaattaagggatgtctcataaacactcctcttcatgtctcatacacactctgactgttccaaacacactcctcatgtgtcatacacactcctctgctaggcaaaggcatagcaaaagtgtatcaaaaggcataaatgaaatgcaatgcccaatttgtgtgtgtgtgtgtgtgtgtgtgtgtgtgtgtgtgtgtgtgtgtgtgtgtgtgtgtgtgtgtgtgtgtgtgtgtgtgtatgtgtgtgtgtgtgtgtgagtgtgtgttttgggtgtgtgtgttagtggacattttatgtgtgcatttttgtgtctgtacaggtatgtatgttcattgcgctgaaaagggtaaaagtgtaacctattgccccactaaatgtgcccgggtcaaattgacccgggaggacaagattaattttacttgcaaagttcataatttggaacaatcctggtaaatttcaggcaaatatgtagAAGGAAACCCaggttatgacacattaaactttccagatgagtcaaatagaccccaggtctgcacaagggttgtataaatatgatatgtactatggcaatgacaaaccttagcatacaatttttttatataaattaaacagactattttgtatagataggccttgaaggtttctgtcacagacagaggtttggcctgccttggatctgagctactctgagtgaacaaatgcaaatgagccaggcctcgcaggtgatggggccgtttgcacaacaaaagcagggctgaagaactgtgaaaatctcaacaggggggaatcaAACCAtgggacctgcaccagaaaataaaaaatccagtatttctagTGTTAAAACAGTATTATAAAGCAATCCCAGAGAAGGATCACTGAACCTGTGCTGAATTgttttgaaaatatatatataaaagctcaTAAGCTAGAATACTAGCGCAATACTCATTATAGCGCAAACCGAAAATGAATGCGTTATGTGAATGAAAGCATACCAGAAAGTTTCATCTTAGCAATAAAtgcttataataatattaatagttagtttgtaaaaaaaataaattgttaaattaaattgGTGATGGAAAATTAAAAACGAGGTTGCAATCATTTATTTCAAAGGACTTTACAAAGCATAATGTAACAACTTATTTCAgcaaattatgaaaatgtatcATACATTTAAGAAGTTGATACCAGAagaaaacatacatttaaattataagtaataaaattaaaattaaattacaatacaaaacattagagataaaaatataaagaaatgtttaaaatggttCAGTGGGCTCTACATAAGAAATAAGAGCAAAAAATTACATTACTGGATATTGAAAAATATccaataaaatttttttttcaatatttattgAAAGGACACCAGTCTGTTAAAAACAGATTATTCAGGGTTTTATAGATAGTAAAAAAGATCAGCCAGATGATTATACCTCTGTGGAAATCCATATTatggtaaaaataaaatgaaatgttcttCACATATCGTTGTGTCTTCTGCCATTACATTTCCAGTCCTCTCACTGTTCTGGCATCAAACTCTGATCCTGTTGGGCTTTTAGAGCCAAAATAGCTTTCCTGTAAAGATCTATCAGGAGACAggcaaataaaattatttattttaatgagatTCTAGATCTACTCACTccagaaaatattttacttgTGTGACAGGCtaggaaaaaaacttttttttttgatcaagTTGTTGGATATCTAGCAAAACTAATATAAGgcaaagagaacatttaaataataaaaatactctGTACAAGTGGAATCAACCAGCTTTATCCAAAGAACCATCAAGTAGGTTATTATTTGGATATCCTTGTAGTCTTTACTACAAGTGATAAGTGATAAATGAATGccttcttacagaaaacttgTTAACAAACAGCAAttactaaaaaataaacacacaaacacaatcagtcATATAAAGTGAATTGGAATTAGACACAGAACTCATCACGTTTAAGTGGCTCAAATTGTTTCAATTTATATTTCCTACTTAAATAACTTAGAGCTGCAATCAACTATTTCCACTATAGTGACATGATTAGTCTAAGATCCCACACATCAGGTCAGCCAAACCTTTTAGCTGTAAATGGAGTTCTCCAAGCATCATTCTCAGGTAATGTAATTAGAATGGCTGGTATCATTTGAAAGCTAATAAAGAGCTCTTTTTAACGGTGTTGAGTGTCAGTTCTTGCGATTTAGAGCTATGGTGTTTAATGGATGTTTCACGTGCAGATGATTTAAGTTTTGTAAGGGAACAGTCTTAGCACAAACcctcatatatatttttttgcatttttttggttaaaaaaagttAAGTTAAGGTGCAGAACACCACCTAGTGTACTGAACTACATTGTGACCACAGTTGTGATTGAGTGGAATTCTGATTTTATCCAAAATAGTTAAAATTCAGTGAGACTTACCAAACGTGGCAGAGAGATCAGCAGGCTGTCTATAATTTACAGGGATTTCTTCTGAGCTTATCctgtttctctttcctttcacaggctttttctttttcttgttttgtccaTTACCTGCTATAGCAGAATAAAGTAAGCCTTCATTAGACAAATATCTACTTAAAATGATTGTAAAGTATTATTTAGCAGAATACCTTTAGGGGATGTGGCTTCCACAGGCTCTGGATAATCCAAAATCTGCACTTTTGCTTTGGGTTTCAACCTCCCATATTTTTGTAGCAAAAGGCCACTACTGGACTTATCCTTTTCACTGTTAACAACCCGTTCTGCTTCATTTACTTCTTTATCCTCTTCCTTCTGTTCCATATCCACTTCTTTTCTGCTCCCTTTTTTCACGCTCATTGTTTTAATCTTAACTTTAAGCTTCTTTTTCATCATCTTCTTTTGAAAGGAATTCTCCTGTAACCAGATTGTATAGTTTAGTTTAaattaatactgtgtgtgtttgtgtgtgatgtagcaTACCTTAAGAATAGTTGGTTGTAGATGGCTATTTTGTTGTTCCTCCAGGGGGCACTGTGCTTGGTTATTGACTGGTTTACTTGTTTTAAGTCTGCAGATGCCAACACTTAAATTACAAGCTGCAACAAATGCCACCTTTGCAAGTGAAATTTTCTTTAATATTATGTTGAGTATAGATTTCCTATTTTAAGAttgcattaaattaaaaataatataatattattaaatgtatattgtACCTATTTATTTGACTAATTTAAACcacatatatatcatatatatagatatatatgtggTTTAAAttagtcaaataaataaatataatgtttggttgtggattttgttttgttttccattttttatataattagaaAACTAATTGTGccatttttgtaaaaataaatggcaATATCTGCAAATAGAACAAGGCTATttcaaacagatttaaaaacaaaaggcaCCGTTCaactttgtttttcttctgacTTTGTCCTGTCTTTgctcccctttctctctcctctggtCCTGGTTGCCTTCCACAATCTCTGACCACACGGGCACAGAGATCCGAATAGTCGAGGCCCACAGCCCGTAGTAACCATCTGAGGCCACGCAATGTCCTCCTGTCTGACCATCGGCTCAGGTCGATTAAGGCAGAGCATGGCTCCTTTTGTGGAAGAAAatctttattattcataaatttGCTCAGGCACTGCAAATAACAGCAAACCTTGAAATagctacatcacatcacaaaagtgtgtaaaatatcatTACAGGTATGTATCATTacttatcttatcttatgcTGTCATAACCCACAATGTTACTCACAACATGGCACAGAGACTGGCTCTGATTGACCAGTTTCTCCAGAGACAGGACCTCAATCAGTTCAACTCCCAGTAAGGCATTCATTTTGTCTTGTTTATTGGCTAATCTGTAAAGAGGAACAGCCTGATGAAATCGTTTACTTTGCATGTAGAAGTAACCAGTAATACCATTAATTCTAAGAATAATTTTAAAGAGCATTTAAACATGATGGCTTACACTAACAGGGGCTTTCCAGCCAATTTAGGATGTCTCAGCATGTCTGTTAGAAGTTCTTTGACCTCTTTCATTCTGTGTCTATCACTGGAGTCTACAACAAAAATAACTCCATGGGCCTTGCCATAGTATTCTCTCCAGCATAAGCGAAATTCAGGACTTCCACCCGTGTCCAGCAAATTCACCAGGAAATTTTCCAGCCTTATCTCATAGTGAACACATCCATGAGTAGGACTCACTTCTCCAAGAGGAGCTAAACAAAAGTAGACATAGAAAATATTGTAAaccattattaattatatacagTCATGAGAAAAAGAAATCGTCCTTTAGGTCTAGGTCTAAATAACAATTGCATGGTCTTCACCAACttttataaactataaataacaAAAGGTAACAAACAGGCAACACAACagattttaaatatgtaatcaATTGTCCATTAAAAAGTAAACCAACATTCAGAAACTGCTGACAGAGAGAAGGCAAGTTGAACCAAtcatagtttatttttttattttttatttttgcttttcagTGACCCAATTCAGGTAAGTGTAATATACACCCTATAATTCAGTATGtagaacctttaaaaaaaacttcagcaaCAATAATGAAGTAAACGTTTTCTgtagtgctaaccactaagccacggtatccccccccccccccaagccATACATAAACCTAAAAAAATTTATGTTCTTACAGAGGCCATTAGGTCACATGATGCATCCCTTGTCGTTattcctttatattttatatagcatTAAACAGTCTGACCTTGGAttgactgaagtctgactgaaTTTGCTGATATGCCCACTCCTGAGAAGACTGGCTATTGCCTTGAAGACTCTccgtttggtaaaaaaaaatcatttcactgTAGAATTGTGACTTTTAAATTGCTTGGAGATGACCTTATAACCCTTCCTTTCACAGCCCTCCAGAACACCATACTGTCTAAAGGTTTTGCTTTTATAAAGGTAGTCACACCTCTTGATTAACTAATGTTGTGTATTTCATTAATAACAACTGGCTGAAAAGGGTTTCATTATTTTTCCCCCACCTGGTTTCTGAATGTTCTTTCatgttttggagaaaaaaacatacatgattcttatttactgtatacattgAACATTGCATATATTTTGTgatgtattttctttctttatagaTGTTTGTGAGGACACCGCAATTGTTATTTAGACCCTCCTTTAATAAAAACTATCCTTCCTGAATTGAAGGATAGTTTCATAACATTTTTTCATAACTCTAAGCTAATGTACCTgattttatgacattttttaCCTCTTAACATTCCTCTGATACACAATGTTTTTCCAACCTTGTCAAGACCAACCACCAGCACAGTAACATTcctaaagaaagagaagaggtcTATCTATGTGGTTCCTGTTTTTCTCAGTTTGATACATTTACAAatttttgcattataactaAACATATGAAGATGATATTGTTCACTTCTGGgatttgaattaaatttaaaattcctGATAAGTAACTCAGAGTTTTTACAGTCAAGCCACCGTTCTTAGTCTTTTGCTAATGAGCCCAACACCAGTGCAAATAATACAGAGAATACTGTGATTATATCGGGTAGCATATACCTCATGGGTTGCTGCAGTTTGAAAACCCAGTTGCAGCAGTTGCTCATCAAATGGAACATACTGAGATGTGGAGAAGAACACCATCTTCTTCTTGATTCAAACCTGTATACAGATTGTAGAATAGGTTAAACTAACAGTGAAGCCATGTCTGTTGGGCTACTGGACAATTCTTAAAGCTGTCACAAACTATAACAttatctgtgtatgtttgtgtttattataaatagaTTTAATCCTGAATTTCTAAGAATTATGACTACACATTTCTGTATTCCaatcatttctgtatttctgtattgcATTTCTGTAttgcaatccgtcctctgcaaatgatccaaaatgcagctgcccggcttgttttcaataccaccccgctgctgcgatccctccactggcttccagtagctgcatgcatccgattcaaaacactgatgctggcctacaaagccaaaaatggaccagctccctcttacctcaaagccctcatcattcctcacactgcaccctgcaacctccgatctaccagcactgctcgactggttccaccatctctcagggtaagaggcaagtatacaaaaagactcttctctgttcaggcaccaaggtggtggaatgaacttcccctagaggtccggacagctgagtcactggctattttcaagtggcggttgaagacctacttattcaggaaacacttcaactagcacttctttccttatcttttgcatttaaataataataataaaaaaataaaaaataaaaaaaaaaacctttgaaacttttttattaactttgaacaaatgttttaaactcatggtatcttaagtatgtaacctagtgaaccagcattaatgtattcaattttagagatttaagcacttatgtacgtcgctctggataagggcgtctgccaaatgctgtaaatgtaaatgtattagtgTGAAGGACTATCTTAATATGCAAATGCTGCAATACCATTAACTGCAATAAACATTGTTTAAGTTATgagcacagttttttttttaaaaaaatgacaatataCTTACAGTAATATGTCCTTATTTATTTGCATGCTTATGATTTCTTCATCTGTGGCATTGTGTAGAGTGCAGTAAAATCCAAATCAGTCTCAAATTATGCCTCTAATCCTGTCTCCTCATCTGGGAGGAGCCAAATAGGCTTACAGTTCTTACTAATCACATTATCTTCAGGGACATCTGCTCTCCTTATTGGCAGGTAGTGGTTTGTTTATCCTGCACAAATAAATATGTGCTTGTCACTGTATTTTAGGTGTGATTCTTTTCAGTGACAAGGTTTCAttcttaaacaaaaacacaaattaatccagggaattaaaaaaagaaacgagaaacacaaaaacatgtaaaaaccATAAAGCACAACTACAGGGATACCAGTGGCACTTAATGACACAAGTGGTGCAGCCTCCACACTTGACACCAGTTTCTTGCACCTATGACAATCCTTGACATCTTCATACAGTACGCCACACTCATAACTGGAGACACTGATTCTAACACTGAGATAACACCCTCAAAGGCTGGAGActctgagacaatgtcgatGACAGCTGGATTCTTTGCTAAGGCCATCATGGCTGAGGGCTCTGGTGCAGCAGCCATTTTGTGGGGAGGCTCAGGAGGGGCAGCCATGTTGTGAACAGGCACTGACCCAGCAGCCATGACATGAGCAGGCTTGGGCATGGCCGGCATAACATGAGCAGGCTTCGACATGGCTTTTGATTCCTCCTCTGTAACCCCCACAGTAAAAGCAGATCCATTCAAAATTAAAGCAAAGTCTATATTGTTCTAgcataacagtgaaatttccctTGATAAACCAAGCTGGAAAATGTCCTTTATGTCTGTTACCTGTGTTTGCTTTTCTTGTCCTGATTTGTCATCTGTTCCCTCCAGGTATTTCACATTCCACAGTggtcttgtgtctgtgtgccagTAGTGTGGTCTACTATTTTCCTGTACCTTTTCTTTAACCTGTACTTTTTCTACAAAACATGCTAGCTGGTCTCATGATCTCTTGTTCTTAAAGCAAACTAAGAAAAGTCCTTGTTGATCATTTCCATAATGACAATGGATTTTAGACCAAAAAATGACTCTTGGCTTTCTTTCATCACGGATGTAAAGTTTTATTGCCAGTAACTTGTTTCATTCAGCTGCAGAGCTTGGAGTAAGGGTCATCTTGGATTCATGACCTGGGAACTTGGAAAAAGTGGGTGTATAATGCAGGAATCCAAATTAACcattatttatagttttttttttatttattttgaatatgttGCACAACAAATATGTAAAACccctgtaaaatgtaaaattaactTTAGACAAATTACTGACAACTAACATatatagtacaaaaataaactaaatactTAATTACAAGAAAAGTCCTagttatgtttacattataaaataaaagcaataaaacactaGGATAGAGAGTATAAGAACTGGAGTGAACTTTTTATGCTCCTTGGTTACATGCTTTCCTACCTTCATGGTAAAATTAATACACATTTTCATACATCTATTAACTAAATGCTGGgaatgagagatgagagatATATTCAATGCCGTGGTGAAAGGAAAGGTTAGAAAAAGATTTCCATCTGCCTGTTTTCCCAGATCACAATCAATATCAGTAGAATTTAAAAATGGTAAGTAATTCATAAACATAAATTGAAGTATTTATGCATGCTCATTTCCTTTTAAAAGAAATTGATAACTTACATACACAGaatccaaaataaatacattcatattaaattaaactataacaaactttaaaatgttctaTATACATTTGTTATTAATGTGACAATTCTGAATGActgaaaagataaaaaagaaaaataaattaaagagcTGGAAGGCACTGCAGCAAGGACAGAAGGGACTAATTATTCAGATAAATATTTGCTTATGTCACTGAGGTGAacagaggaggaaaaaatattttctctagAGCTTACACCCACCAAACCATCTAGCTCTTTTGCCAGCCTGTTCTTGGCTCTTGAATGATCA comes from the Tachysurus fulvidraco isolate hzauxx_2018 chromosome 17, HZAU_PFXX_2.0, whole genome shotgun sequence genome and includes:
- the arl13a gene encoding ADP-ribosylation factor-like protein 13A encodes the protein MFHLMSNCCNWVFKLQQPMRNVTVLVVGLDKVGKTLCIRGMLRAPLGEVSPTHGCVHYEIRLENFLVNLLDTGGSPEFRLCWREYYGKAHGVIFVVDSSDRHRMKEVKELLTDMLRHPKLAGKPLLVLANKQDKMNALLGVELIEVLSLEKLVNQSQSLCHVEPCSALIDLSRWSDRRTLRGLRWLLRAVGLDYSDLCARVVRDCGRQPGPEERERGAKTGQSQKKNKVERLKTSKPVNNQAQCPLEEQQNSHLQPTILKENSFQKKMMKKKLKVKIKTMSVKKGSRKEVDMEQKEEDKEVNEAERVVNSEKDKSSSGLLLQKYGRLKPKAKVQILDYPEPVEATSPKAGNGQNKKKKKPVKGKRNRISSEEIPVNYRQPADLSATFDLYRKAILALKAQQDQSLMPEQ